In a genomic window of Acidobacteriota bacterium:
- a CDS encoding 50S ribosomal protein L28, protein MAKRCDICDKGPMFGNRVSHANNRTKRRFNPNLQRVHVRVGGGNTHLRVCTRCIKAGKIVKAA, encoded by the coding sequence ATGGCGAAACGATGTGACATCTGCGATAAAGGGCCCATGTTTGGTAATCGCGTCTCACACGCGAACAACCGCACCAAGCGGCGCTTTAACCCAAATTTGCAGCGCGTCCACGTTCGAGTTGGTGGTGGTAACACCCATCTGCGCGTCTGTACTCGCTGCATCAAGGCTGGCAAAATTGTCAAAGCCGCCTAA